From the Halichoerus grypus chromosome 3, mHalGry1.hap1.1, whole genome shotgun sequence genome, one window contains:
- the SFTPC gene encoding surfactant protein C, with the protein MRGEGAYSKMDVGSKEVLIESPPDYSAAPQGRFGIPCFPRSLKRLLIVVVVIVLVVVVIVGALLMGLHMSQKHTEMVLEMSIGGPEAQQRLALQERAGTTATFSIGSSGIVVYDYQRLLIAYKPAPGTCCYVMKMAPENIPSLEALTRKFQNFQVKPAVSTSKLGQEEGHDAGSASPGDLDFLGTTVSTLCGEVPLYYI; encoded by the exons ATGAGAGGGGAAGGCGCCTACAGCAAGATGGATGTGGGCAGCAAGGAGGTCCTGATTGAGAGCCCGCCA GACTACTCGGCAGCCCCCCAGGGCCGTTTTGGCATCCCCTGCTTCCCTAGGAGCCTCAAACGCCTTCTCATCGTGGTCGTGGTGATAGTCCTTGTGGTCGTGGTGATTGTAGGGGCCCTGCTAATGGGTCTTCACATGAGCCAGAAGCACACTGAGATG GTTCTGGAGATGAGCATTGGGGGACCGGAAGCCCAGCAGCGCCTGGCCCTGCAGGAGCGTGCGGGCACCACGGCCACCTTCTCCATCGGCTCCAGTGGTATTGTAGTGTATGACTACCAGCGG CTCCTGATTGCCTATAAGCCAGCCCCAGGAACCTGTTGCTATGTCATGAAGATGGCTCCGGAGAACATCCCAAGTCTTGAGGCTCTCACTAGAAAGTTCCAGAACTTCCAG GTCAAGCCTGCAGTGTCTACCTCTAAGCTGGGCCAGGAGGAGGGCCATGATGCTGGCTCAGCATCCCCTGGGGACCTGGACTTCCTGGGCACCACAGTGAGCACCCTGTGTGGCGAGGTGCCCCTCTACTACATCTAG